One stretch of Sander lucioperca isolate FBNREF2018 chromosome 13, SLUC_FBN_1.2, whole genome shotgun sequence DNA includes these proteins:
- the tmem88a gene encoding transmembrane protein 88a, whose amino-acid sequence MSLSQTGTLEKTEQALSDPGSPSRVGSGVVVPPPYSLGGSEAAEPPLELRGSLDCWACSVLVTAQNLIIALINGGLASIIFGTILTPALVMIIFGFLCHSAVQPHGTSLYCSDVLDDAGCVALLVVGFLLLTPLLVLALAAYCRLARHLQLGMCFIPYSRAVYKNLPPSRHRKADAGGCCGQQGASEREGKGSVWV is encoded by the exons ATGAGTCTGTCACAGACCGGGACACTGGAGAAGACGGAGCAGGCCCTCTCTGACCCAGGCTCCCCCTCCAGAGTGGGGTCAGGGGTCGTGGTGCCGCCTCCATACTCTCTGGGCGGCAGCGAAGCCGCTGAACCCCCCCTGGAGTTAAGAGGCTCTCTGGACTGCTGGGCATGCTCTGTGCTGGTCACTGCACAGAATCTGATCATAGCACTAATCAACGGCGGGCTGGCCAGCATCATATTTGGCACCATCCTCACCCCTGCTCTTGTCATGATCATATTCGGCTTCCTCTGCCACTCCGCG GTGCAGCCCCATGGAACATCTCTGTATTGCTCAGACGTGCTGGATGACGCCGGCTGCGTGGCTCTTCTGGTTGTGGGCTTTCTGTTGCTCACCCCTCTGCTGGTCCTCGCACTCGCCGCCTACTGTCGCCTGGCCCGACACCTCCAGCTGGGAATGTGTTTCATTCCCTACAGCCGCGCCGTCTACAAGAACCTGCCCCCCTCACGCCACCGGAAGGCTGATGCAGGAGGCTGCTGTGGCCAGCAGGGAGCttcagagagggaggggaagggTAGCGTATGGGTgtaa